The following coding sequences lie in one Neosynechococcus sphagnicola sy1 genomic window:
- a CDS encoding prepilin-type N-terminal cleavage/methylation domain-containing protein: MNTLLGTRLLKRYCETNRSQGFTLIELLVVVIIVGVLAAIAVPNLLNQIGKGRESELKIGIGTINRQQQAYHWEHKIFAPDTQTLQMTINGTILDSVTIVATDPVNTDPTSTTVAAINNEALSDRTRGMSGATYASGGTYETIVCTTDLPAVTGIVPVVSGGLSCAAGTTQLK; encoded by the coding sequence ATGAACACTTTGCTGGGCACTCGACTCCTCAAACGCTATTGCGAGACCAATCGTTCCCAAGGCTTCACCTTGATTGAACTACTTGTGGTGGTAATTATTGTGGGGGTTTTGGCGGCGATCGCAGTCCCCAACCTCCTCAACCAAATTGGGAAGGGGCGTGAATCAGAGTTAAAGATTGGCATTGGTACCATTAATCGGCAGCAACAAGCTTACCATTGGGAACATAAAATATTTGCTCCTGATACCCAAACTCTGCAAATGACTATTAATGGCACGATTCTTGATAGCGTCACGATTGTGGCAACAGACCCCGTAAATACTGATCCAACGAGTACGACGGTGGCGGCGATCAACAATGAAGCCCTGAGCGACAGAACCCGAGGAATGTCGGGAGCCACCTATGCGAGTGGGGGGACTTATGAAACCATTGTTTGTACAACGGATCTACCTGCAGTCACAGGGATTGTGCCAGTTGTTAGTGGGGGACTTAGTTGTGCTGCTGGAACGACTCAATTGAAATAA
- a CDS encoding type IV pilin protein, protein MKTEFQAKFLQHLLQKKENQGFTLIELLVVVIIIGVLAAVALPNLLAQVGKARESEAKNAVGTTNRAQQAYHFEKLSFAAGADTPTVQNLLGISIPAQYYGYTYPTASGTLADVYARDTNSAANGTRAYSGAISAGGGNYSQVVCQGSTPSVATATMTAATSCPTDFTALK, encoded by the coding sequence ATGAAGACCGAATTTCAGGCTAAGTTCTTGCAACACCTGCTGCAGAAGAAAGAAAATCAGGGTTTCACTCTGATTGAGCTGCTGGTTGTTGTCATCATCATTGGTGTGCTGGCTGCCGTTGCCCTACCTAACCTGCTGGCTCAAGTCGGCAAAGCTCGGGAATCTGAAGCCAAGAACGCTGTGGGTACCACCAACCGTGCGCAGCAAGCCTATCACTTTGAGAAGCTGTCTTTTGCGGCTGGTGCTGACACACCAACTGTGCAGAACCTGTTGGGCATCTCCATCCCGGCTCAGTACTATGGCTATACCTACCCCACGGCCTCTGGTACTCTCGCCGATGTCTATGCCAGAGATACAAACTCCGCTGCTAACGGCACCCGTGCCTATTCAGGTGCAATTTCAGCGGGGGGTGGTAACTACTCTCAGGTGGTCTGTCAAGGGTCTACCCCTTCCGTAGCTACTGCAACGATGACCGCCGCAACTTCCTGCCCGACGGACTTCACCGCACTGAAGTAA
- a CDS encoding type IV pilin protein — MKTEFQAKFLQHLLQKKENQGFTLIELLVVVIIIGVLAAVALPNLLAQVGKARESEAKNAVGTTNRAQQAYHFEKLSFAAGASTPIVQNLLGISIPAQYYGYTYPTASGTLADVYARDTNSAANGTRAYSGAISAGGGNYSQVVCQGSTPSVATATMTAATSCPTDFTALK; from the coding sequence ATGAAGACAGAATTTCAGGCTAAGTTCTTGCAACACCTGCTGCAGAAGAAAGAAAATCAGGGTTTCACTCTGATTGAGCTGCTGGTCGTTGTCATCATCATCGGTGTGCTGGCTGCCGTTGCCCTACCCAACCTGCTGGCTCAAGTCGGCAAAGCTCGGGAATCTGAAGCCAAGAACGCTGTGGGTACCACCAACCGTGCGCAGCAAGCCTATCACTTTGAGAAGCTGTCTTTTGCGGCTGGTGCTTCCACTCCCATTGTTCAGAACTTGTTGGGCATCTCCATCCCAGCTCAGTACTACGGCTATACCTACCCCACGGCCTCTGGTACCCTCGCCGATGTCTATGCCAGAGATACAAACTCCGCTGCTAACGGCACCCGTGCCTATTCAGGTGCAATTTCAGCGGGGGGTGGTAACTACTCTCAGGTGGTCTGTCAAGGGTCTACCCCTTCCGTAGCTACTGCAACGATGACCGCCGCAACTTCCTGCCCGACGGACTTCACCGCACTGAAGTAA
- a CDS encoding RNA-guided endonuclease InsQ/TnpB family protein, protein MNYTYRIYPDVTQQTELLEWLETCRGVYNYALRELKDWIASRKCPVDRCSLEKEYIILADKPVPSYHRQQNNLPKAKKLIPRLGEVHSQVLQTTIRRLHDTWEAFQKRGLGFPRFKKFGQFKSFVFPQFKNNPINGLTIKLPKIGEVPINLHRPIPDGFQVKQVRVLSKVRGTQWYVVVTIESDVSVPDAPVHGRAIGIDLGLERFLTAADGSFQERPKFFRSMQRKLKLLQRKAAKKKKRSKNWEKAQVAVARMHHRIANRRKDFHLKTAHKLCDQAQTIFAEDLNGKGLTRGMLRKDCVDAAFGQFLSLTEWVCWKRGVYFAKVNPNGTSQTCPSCLATVSKGLEIREHQCPECGYRTHRDHAAAEMVLHRGLENVVAQGLWGKETACQVGLSGVYDLDKWRGAGISKSDLGKPAP, encoded by the coding sequence ATGAACTACACCTACCGAATCTATCCAGATGTGACGCAACAGACTGAGCTGTTGGAGTGGCTTGAGACATGCAGAGGCGTGTACAACTACGCCTTGCGAGAACTCAAAGACTGGATTGCTTCCCGTAAGTGTCCGGTAGACAGATGTTCTCTTGAGAAGGAATACATTATTCTCGCCGATAAGCCAGTCCCGTCTTATCATCGCCAGCAGAACAACCTGCCCAAAGCAAAGAAGTTGATTCCCCGCTTGGGTGAGGTTCATTCTCAGGTATTGCAAACTACAATTCGTAGGTTGCATGACACTTGGGAAGCGTTTCAAAAGCGCGGACTTGGATTTCCACGCTTCAAGAAGTTTGGTCAATTCAAGTCCTTTGTGTTCCCCCAGTTCAAGAACAACCCCATCAACGGCTTGACAATCAAGTTGCCGAAAATAGGGGAAGTGCCAATCAACCTGCATCGCCCTATCCCAGATGGATTCCAGGTAAAGCAGGTGCGAGTCTTGTCCAAGGTTCGAGGGACGCAATGGTATGTGGTGGTCACGATTGAGTCGGATGTCTCGGTTCCCGATGCTCCGGTTCATGGTCGAGCCATTGGAATTGACTTGGGATTGGAGAGATTCTTGACCGCTGCGGATGGTAGCTTCCAGGAACGTCCAAAATTCTTTCGGTCTATGCAACGCAAGCTGAAATTGCTGCAACGCAAAGCCGCTAAGAAAAAGAAGCGTTCTAAGAACTGGGAGAAGGCACAAGTCGCAGTTGCCAGGATGCACCATCGAATTGCTAATCGTCGAAAGGATTTTCACCTCAAGACGGCTCATAAACTCTGTGACCAGGCTCAAACCATCTTTGCCGAAGACCTCAATGGCAAAGGGTTGACTAGAGGGATGTTGCGTAAAGATTGTGTGGATGCTGCCTTTGGGCAATTTCTCTCTCTGACGGAATGGGTGTGCTGGAAACGTGGGGTGTACTTTGCTAAGGTCAATCCCAACGGGACTAGCCAAACCTGTCCATCCTGCCTTGCTACTGTCAGCAAAGGTCTGGAAATCAGAGAACATCAATGTCCTGAGTGTGGGTATCGAACGCATCGTGACCATGCCGCAGCAGAGATGGTTTTGCATCGTGGACTAGAGAACGTAGTAGCCCAGGGACTCTGGGGAAAGGAAACAGCCTGTCAAGTCGGTCTGTCGGGGGTCTATGACCTAGATAAGTGGCGTGGGGCAGGAATATCCAAGAGCGATCTTGGGAAGCCCGCACCGTAA
- a CDS encoding LptF/LptG family permease: MLKIFQLHLFRWPTFGLSVMDRYIAAELIMPFLFGVGMFSSIGVAVGALFELARRIAESGLPFTIALQVLALKLPEFVALALPMSTLLATLMVYSRLSSDSELIALRSCGVSVYRLVVPAVVMSFLVTGLTYGFYEVVVPAANYQASVTLERALKQDKPAFQEENILYQEFQEVTHPDGSHDDVLVRIFHAKKFDGQRMKGLTILDFSQDGLNQIIVAQTALWNFQQKRWDFFNGSIYLVAADGSYRNILRFAQHEVHIPRTPLDLAMRGRDYGEMNIAQSEAQLKLLRQGGDERKIRKLQVRIQQRYAFPFVCVVFGLVGASLGTRPQRTTRATGFGISVIVIFMYYMLYFLTNSLGLIGVLSPFLAGWLPVFAVLLAGSFLLVRAAR; this comes from the coding sequence ATGCTCAAAATCTTCCAGCTTCACCTGTTTAGATGGCCCACCTTTGGCCTCTCGGTGATGGATCGCTACATTGCCGCTGAATTGATCATGCCCTTCCTGTTTGGGGTGGGGATGTTCTCATCCATCGGCGTAGCGGTCGGTGCCCTCTTTGAACTGGCACGGCGGATTGCAGAATCAGGGCTACCCTTCACCATCGCCCTGCAAGTTCTAGCCCTGAAGTTACCGGAATTTGTTGCCTTAGCCTTACCCATGTCAACGCTGTTAGCCACCTTGATGGTGTACAGCCGCCTCTCTAGCGACAGCGAACTGATTGCGCTGCGGAGTTGTGGGGTCAGTGTTTACCGCTTGGTGGTACCCGCAGTGGTCATGAGCTTTCTGGTCACTGGTTTGACCTATGGCTTCTATGAAGTGGTGGTACCCGCGGCCAATTACCAAGCTTCGGTTACCCTGGAACGGGCCTTAAAACAGGACAAACCCGCCTTTCAAGAAGAAAACATTCTCTATCAAGAATTTCAAGAAGTCACCCACCCAGATGGCTCCCACGATGATGTATTGGTGCGAATTTTCCACGCCAAAAAATTTGACGGGCAACGGATGAAGGGATTGACCATCTTGGATTTTTCCCAGGATGGCCTGAACCAAATTATTGTCGCTCAGACGGCTCTATGGAATTTCCAGCAAAAGCGCTGGGATTTTTTCAACGGCAGTATTTACTTAGTTGCTGCCGATGGTTCCTATCGCAATATTCTCCGGTTTGCCCAGCATGAGGTGCATATTCCCCGGACTCCCTTGGATTTGGCGATGCGGGGGCGGGATTACGGAGAGATGAATATTGCTCAGTCTGAGGCTCAATTAAAATTACTGCGCCAAGGGGGCGATGAGCGGAAGATCCGCAAGTTGCAGGTGCGAATTCAGCAGCGATATGCGTTTCCCTTTGTCTGCGTTGTGTTTGGGTTGGTGGGTGCCTCTCTGGGGACCAGACCCCAACGAACGACACGGGCGACAGGGTTTGGGATCAGTGTCATTGTGATCTTCATGTATTACATGCTGTATTTTTTGACCAACTCCCTGGGCTTAATTGGAGTCCTCTCGCCATTCCTGGCGGGCTGGCTCCCGGTTTTTGCGGTGTTGCTAGCAGGCTCTTTCCTCTTAGTACGTGCTGCCCGTTAG
- a CDS encoding LptA/OstA family protein has translation MRLRSRPRPPLAQTNVTNEPPDRALTIRSDIQEANSKTGVVTARGNVQVNYPARQIQATSAQAQYYSRERRIVMTGNVYVLQEGNSLRGEVVTYLIDEGRFVALPNISQQVESIYLVRDGSETKEPVLAPQLELPPVNAPTLEPPPILSPTAPPPRILPPAALPIVPNRSAFPTR, from the coding sequence TTGCGGCTCAGATCCCGCCCCCGACCCCCCCTGGCTCAAACCAATGTCACCAATGAACCACCAGACCGTGCCCTGACCATCCGCTCCGATATTCAGGAGGCCAACTCCAAAACCGGCGTTGTGACCGCACGGGGTAACGTTCAGGTCAACTACCCAGCGCGACAAATTCAAGCAACCTCTGCCCAAGCCCAGTACTATAGCCGAGAACGCCGCATTGTCATGACTGGCAATGTCTACGTCTTACAGGAAGGGAATAGCCTCCGGGGAGAAGTCGTGACCTATCTGATCGATGAGGGTCGCTTTGTGGCGCTTCCCAATATCAGTCAACAGGTAGAGTCGATCTACCTCGTCCGGGATGGTTCTGAAACAAAAGAACCAGTGCTGGCTCCCCAGCTAGAGTTACCGCCGGTGAATGCTCCCACCCTGGAACCACCCCCCATTTTGTCGCCAACTGCTCCTCCACCTCGGATCCTGCCCCCGGCAGCCCTACCGATTGTCCCAAATCGTTCCGCCTTTCCAACGCGCTAA
- the thrC gene encoding threonine synthase: MTQATHPQLRSTAATFTGLKCKECGAEYEPKAIHVCELCFGPLEVAYDYNALRRMVSRESIQAGPHSIWRYRPFLPVETDQPIDVGTGLTPLVQAHRLARRLGLKKLWIKNDAVNMPTLSFKDRVVSVALTRARELGFSTVSCASTGNLANSTAAIAAHAGLDCCVFIPSDLEAGKVLGTLIYSPTVMAVHGNYDQVNRLCSEVANTHGWGFVNINLRPYYSEGSKTLGYEVAEQLGWQLPDHIVAPLASGSLFTKIYKGFQEFIQVGLVEDKPVRFSGAQAEGCSPIAQAYREGRDFIVPVKPNTIAKSIAIGNPADGVYAVEIAQKTNGSIESVTDAEIIEGIKLLAETEGIFTETAGGTTIAVLKKLVEAGKIDPEETTVAYITGNGLKTQEAIQGYIGEPLTIEPKLDSFERALERSRMLDRLEWQQVLV; the protein is encoded by the coding sequence ATGACTCAGGCAACTCATCCCCAACTCCGTTCGACGGCTGCCACCTTTACGGGTCTGAAATGTAAGGAATGTGGCGCTGAATATGAACCCAAAGCGATCCACGTCTGTGAGCTTTGTTTTGGCCCGCTGGAAGTTGCGTATGACTACAATGCCTTGCGGCGCATGGTTAGCCGTGAAAGCATTCAGGCTGGTCCCCATTCGATTTGGCGTTACCGACCATTTTTACCCGTGGAGACCGACCAGCCCATTGATGTCGGCACCGGTCTAACCCCGTTGGTACAGGCCCATCGTCTGGCTCGTCGCCTCGGTCTGAAAAAGTTGTGGATTAAAAATGATGCTGTCAACATGCCCACCCTGAGTTTTAAAGACCGGGTGGTGTCGGTGGCATTGACCCGTGCCCGTGAATTAGGGTTTTCCACGGTTTCCTGTGCCAGCACTGGCAACTTAGCGAACTCCACGGCCGCGATCGCCGCCCATGCAGGTCTCGATTGTTGCGTATTCATTCCCTCTGATCTAGAAGCAGGGAAAGTGCTGGGAACCCTGATCTATAGCCCGACCGTAATGGCAGTTCATGGTAATTACGACCAAGTCAACCGCCTCTGTTCGGAAGTCGCCAATACCCATGGCTGGGGATTCGTCAATATCAACCTCCGTCCTTACTATTCAGAAGGTTCAAAAACCCTGGGCTATGAGGTGGCAGAACAATTGGGCTGGCAGTTGCCCGATCACATCGTGGCACCCTTGGCTTCGGGTTCTTTGTTCACAAAAATATATAAAGGCTTTCAGGAGTTTATCCAAGTGGGCTTAGTGGAAGACAAGCCTGTGCGCTTCAGTGGGGCTCAGGCAGAGGGGTGCTCCCCCATCGCCCAGGCCTATCGGGAAGGTCGGGACTTTATCGTGCCCGTGAAGCCGAATACGATTGCCAAGTCAATTGCCATTGGCAACCCGGCAGATGGGGTTTACGCCGTTGAAATTGCTCAAAAAACCAATGGGTCAATTGAGTCAGTGACAGATGCAGAGATTATTGAAGGCATCAAGTTACTGGCAGAAACCGAAGGCATCTTCACGGAAACCGCAGGGGGTACCACCATTGCCGTTCTGAAGAAATTGGTAGAAGCCGGTAAGATTGACCCGGAGGAAACAACTGTTGCTTACATCACGGGCAATGGGTTAAAAACCCAGGAAGCAATTCAAGGCTATATCGGCGAACCGTTAACCATTGAGCCTAAACTTGACAGTTTTGAACGAGCCTTAGAGCGCTCCCGGATGTTGGATCGTCTAGAGTGGCAACAGGTTCTTGTCTAG
- a CDS encoding MoaD/ThiS family protein encodes MTVKVLIPTPLQKFTNNQATLECDGSSISDLLEALETSCPGIKARLCDEQGHPRRFLNFYVNSEDIRFLEGTKTALQDGDEVSIVPAVAGG; translated from the coding sequence ATGACCGTTAAAGTTCTGATTCCCACTCCCCTGCAAAAATTTACCAACAACCAAGCCACCCTTGAATGTGATGGCAGTAGCATTTCCGATCTGCTAGAGGCACTGGAAACAAGTTGCCCTGGGATCAAAGCCCGATTGTGTGATGAGCAAGGGCATCCTCGACGCTTCCTCAATTTCTATGTCAATAGCGAAGATATTCGCTTTCTGGAAGGAACCAAGACGGCGCTCCAGGATGGAGATGAGGTCAGCATTGTCCCCGCCGTCGCAGGGGGGTAA
- the glmU gene encoding bifunctional UDP-N-acetylglucosamine diphosphorylase/glucosamine-1-phosphate N-acetyltransferase GlmU, translating to MVAVAILAAGRGTRMKSDLPKVLHKLGGRSLVEWAIHSCCEIPSTRSFVIVGYRSELVKTALANSPWVSVLQPSVEFVEQTQQLGTGHAIQQLLPHLAGFQGNLLVLNGDVPLLRPQTLQLLLQTHEEHGNAATILAAHLPNPKGYGRVFCDGNNVLKQIVEDRDCTPAQKQNRRINAGVYCFRWTDLAQVLPNLGTNNEQQEYYLTDAVNFLNPVMVVDVEDYQEIMGVNDRKQLAIAYEILQARIKDDWMASGVTLIDPESITIDDTVELQPDVIIEPQTHLRGKTLIQAGAHLGPGSLIENSQIGANVTVLYSVVSDSVVAAGCRIGPYAHLRGHVQVGESCRIGNFVELKHTSLGDRTNVAHLSYLGDATLGTQVNVGAGTITANYDGVKKHPTHIGDRSKTGANSVLVAPVTLGADVTVAAGSVITKDVPEDCLTIARARQINKLGWRLSPQVPPTQP from the coding sequence ATGGTAGCGGTAGCAATTCTGGCGGCTGGGCGCGGAACGCGCATGAAGTCTGATTTACCTAAAGTCCTCCATAAACTAGGGGGGCGATCGCTCGTGGAGTGGGCAATTCATAGCTGTTGCGAAATTCCATCCACTCGCAGTTTTGTGATCGTGGGCTATCGGAGCGAGTTAGTCAAAACAGCTCTTGCTAATTCTCCCTGGGTATCGGTGCTACAACCCTCTGTGGAGTTTGTGGAGCAGACCCAACAGTTGGGAACCGGACATGCAATTCAGCAACTACTCCCCCATTTAGCAGGATTTCAAGGCAACTTGTTGGTTCTCAATGGAGATGTGCCATTACTGCGACCCCAGACTTTGCAGCTGCTGTTGCAGACCCATGAGGAACATGGCAATGCCGCCACTATTTTGGCAGCACACCTCCCCAATCCCAAGGGGTACGGTCGGGTGTTTTGTGATGGCAACAATGTCCTCAAGCAAATTGTCGAAGATCGGGACTGTACCCCCGCTCAAAAGCAAAACCGTCGCATCAACGCCGGGGTCTATTGTTTTCGCTGGACCGATCTAGCCCAGGTATTGCCGAATCTGGGTACCAATAATGAGCAGCAGGAATACTACCTCACAGATGCCGTGAATTTCCTGAATCCGGTGATGGTGGTGGATGTGGAAGACTACCAGGAAATCATGGGGGTGAATGACCGCAAGCAACTCGCCATCGCCTACGAGATTCTGCAAGCTCGGATTAAAGATGACTGGATGGCCAGTGGCGTCACCCTGATTGATCCAGAGAGTATCACCATTGATGATACTGTTGAACTACAGCCCGATGTAATTATTGAACCCCAGACCCATCTCCGGGGTAAAACTTTGATTCAAGCTGGCGCCCACCTTGGCCCTGGGAGTCTGATCGAAAATAGCCAGATCGGTGCCAATGTCACGGTTTTGTACTCTGTGGTCAGCGATAGTGTGGTGGCTGCTGGCTGCCGTATTGGTCCCTATGCCCATCTCCGGGGCCATGTGCAGGTGGGAGAGTCCTGTCGCATTGGCAATTTTGTGGAGCTAAAGCACACGAGTCTCGGCGATCGCACCAATGTTGCCCATCTCTCCTACCTGGGAGATGCAACCCTAGGCACCCAGGTCAATGTTGGGGCTGGAACGATTACCGCCAACTACGATGGGGTAAAAAAACATCCGACCCACATTGGCGATCGCAGTAAAACCGGTGCGAACAGTGTCCTTGTTGCCCCCGTAACCCTGGGTGCAGATGTCACAGTGGCAGCGGGTTCTGTGATTACCAAGGATGTTCCCGAGGACTGTCTCACCATTGCCCGTGCTCGTCAGATCAATAAATTGGGCTGGCGACTCTCTCCCCAGGTGCCGCCGACGCAACCTTAA
- a CDS encoding potassium channel family protein — protein MNRSLQRILIGTGFFLSTCIVAVMGYMVAGWPILDAIYMVVITIFGVGYGEVRPVTSPGLRVFTMFVIIAGTTSAVYIVGGFVQMVAEGEIHRAFDSRRVTRDIEALNQHVVICGFGRMGRMLARKMSEASQGFVIIDNDSDRIARAETMKYLAINGNATDDAVLQAAGIDRAKVLATVLPDDAANVFITLTARELNPDLMILARGEYPSTDRKLRLAGADHVVSPAAIGAERMAHLVTHPAALDLLSQADGRNTLNEMLAQIEVQVDELTIPSDSPLAGRTIGDVEIYGKSTFIVLALQRANGETMTHPDHGEVLQAGDTIIVMGQRGDMPKIVSRYALKRQMQYRENKRGDTVKVASAAPGERVASPIY, from the coding sequence ATGAATCGGTCTTTGCAACGTATTCTCATTGGGACGGGCTTCTTCCTCTCAACCTGCATCGTCGCTGTCATGGGCTACATGGTTGCGGGTTGGCCGATTCTAGATGCAATTTATATGGTGGTGATCACCATCTTTGGTGTCGGCTACGGAGAGGTCAGACCCGTTACATCCCCAGGGCTGCGGGTGTTTACAATGTTTGTGATCATTGCCGGCACCACATCCGCCGTCTACATCGTGGGAGGATTTGTCCAAATGGTTGCAGAAGGTGAAATCCATCGTGCCTTTGACTCTCGACGAGTCACCCGAGATATTGAAGCGCTTAACCAGCACGTGGTGATTTGTGGCTTTGGCCGCATGGGAAGAATGCTGGCACGGAAGATGTCCGAAGCAAGTCAGGGGTTTGTGATCATCGACAATGACAGTGATCGCATCGCCCGTGCAGAGACCATGAAGTATCTGGCAATCAACGGCAATGCTACGGATGATGCGGTGCTGCAAGCGGCCGGGATTGATCGGGCGAAGGTTCTCGCAACCGTTCTCCCCGATGATGCGGCTAATGTGTTCATTACCCTCACGGCTCGGGAATTGAATCCTGACTTGATGATTTTGGCTCGTGGGGAATATCCCTCCACAGATCGGAAGCTGCGGCTCGCCGGAGCCGATCATGTGGTTTCCCCGGCAGCCATCGGCGCTGAACGCATGGCCCACTTGGTGACCCATCCCGCAGCCCTGGATCTACTGAGTCAGGCAGATGGCCGCAATACTCTGAATGAGATGCTGGCTCAGATTGAAGTCCAGGTGGATGAGCTGACCATTCCCTCTGACTCTCCCCTTGCAGGTCGCACCATCGGGGATGTGGAAATCTACGGTAAAAGTACATTTATTGTGTTGGCTCTGCAGCGAGCCAACGGCGAAACCATGACCCATCCAGACCATGGTGAGGTACTGCAAGCAGGGGACACCATTATCGTCATGGGGCAGCGGGGCGATATGCCCAAAATAGTCAGTCGCTATGCCCTCAAGCGGCAAATGCAGTATCGGGAAAATAAACGGGGGGATACCGTTAAGGTTGCGTCGGCGGCACCTGGGGAGAGAGTCGCCAGCCCAATTTATTGA
- the galE gene encoding UDP-glucose 4-epimerase GalE → MSQPIILVTGGAGYIGSHAVLALQRAGYGVVILDNLVYGHRDLVASVLKVPLIVGDTCDRPLLDQIFANYSIAAVMHFAAYTYVGESVTDPAKYYRNNVLGTLTLLEAMQAAAVDHFVFSSTCATYGLPQTIPLTEAHPQQPINPYGRSKLMVEQMLADFDRAYGLQSVYFRYFNAAGADPSGCLGEDHQPETHLIPLVLLTALGKRERVTIFGTDYPTPDGTCIRDYIHVSDLATAHILGLEYLLQGGATTAFNLGNGSGFSVRQVIDTAQQVTGREIPVQYSDRRAGDPPVLIGSSHKASTVLGWVPRFPELADIIAHAWNWHQQRHS, encoded by the coding sequence GTGAGCCAGCCCATCATTCTAGTGACAGGTGGTGCCGGATACATCGGTTCCCACGCGGTTCTAGCTTTACAGCGAGCTGGCTACGGGGTGGTGATTCTCGATAACCTGGTGTATGGCCATCGGGATTTAGTCGCATCCGTCCTCAAGGTGCCCCTGATTGTCGGCGATACCTGCGATCGCCCCCTCCTCGATCAGATCTTTGCCAATTATTCAATTGCGGCGGTGATGCATTTTGCTGCCTACACCTACGTCGGGGAGTCGGTGACCGATCCTGCCAAGTATTATCGCAATAATGTCCTGGGCACCCTGACTTTGCTGGAGGCGATGCAGGCAGCAGCCGTTGATCACTTTGTGTTTTCCTCCACCTGTGCCACCTATGGTCTGCCCCAGACGATTCCCCTCACCGAAGCCCATCCCCAGCAGCCAATCAACCCTTACGGCCGCAGTAAGTTGATGGTGGAGCAGATGCTAGCGGACTTTGATCGCGCCTACGGACTGCAGTCGGTGTATTTTCGCTACTTTAATGCGGCGGGGGCTGATCCCAGTGGCTGTTTGGGGGAAGACCACCAACCCGAAACCCATTTGATTCCGTTGGTGTTACTGACGGCCTTGGGCAAACGGGAACGGGTGACCATTTTTGGCACGGACTACCCCACCCCAGATGGCACCTGCATTCGCGACTATATCCACGTCAGCGATCTGGCCACGGCACATATTTTAGGCTTGGAGTACCTCTTACAGGGTGGGGCGACGACGGCGTTTAACCTGGGCAATGGCAGTGGCTTCTCTGTGCGCCAAGTGATTGATACAGCTCAACAGGTCACGGGGCGGGAGATTCCGGTTCAGTACAGCGATCGCCGCGCCGGAGATCCTCCGGTGTTGATTGGCAGCAGTCACAAGGCCAGCACTGTTCTGGGTTGGGTTCCCCGGTTTCCAGAACTGGCTGACATCATTGCCCATGCCTGGAACTGGCACCAACAGCGCCACAGCTAA
- a CDS encoding MazG family protein — MEPSLSKLALPTPTEAGTDALSAIEQLITVVARLRSPEDGCPWDLAQTPQTLIPYVIEEAYEVVDALRSRDPIAIAEELGDLLLQVVLQAQIASEQGQFSLVDVANGISQKLIRRHPHVFGEVTVTSAEEVRQNWEQIKAAEQGTDGTKPPSDREAPALCPDTAPP; from the coding sequence ATGGAACCGAGTCTGTCTAAATTGGCATTGCCTACCCCTACCGAGGCCGGGACCGATGCCCTCTCCGCTATCGAGCAGTTGATCACGGTGGTGGCGCGGTTGAGATCGCCCGAGGACGGTTGCCCTTGGGATCTAGCTCAAACCCCTCAGACCTTGATCCCCTATGTGATTGAGGAAGCCTATGAAGTGGTGGATGCCCTGCGGAGTCGAGATCCCATCGCGATCGCCGAAGAGCTAGGGGATCTGCTCCTCCAAGTGGTTCTCCAGGCGCAGATTGCCAGTGAACAGGGTCAGTTCTCTCTGGTGGACGTGGCCAATGGCATTAGCCAAAAACTGATCCGCCGCCATCCCCATGTATTTGGTGAGGTGACGGTCACCAGTGCCGAAGAGGTGCGGCAAAATTGGGAGCAAATTAAGGCAGCAGAGCAGGGAACGGATGGGACGAAACCCCCGTCTGACAGAGAAGCTCCAGCGCTATGCCCAGACACTGCCCCCCCCTAA
- a CDS encoding MazG nucleotide pyrophosphohydrolase domain-containing protein produces the protein MKISRQAAQAGFEWENVEGVWAKFHEELAEFQQAIAQESPAAQEAELGDLLFTLINLARWYHLDPTAALHGTHQRLIQRLLQIEAVAEHPLSNYSLTELEALWQQAKAHLRAQNSGEIV, from the coding sequence ATGAAAATTTCCCGGCAGGCAGCTCAGGCAGGTTTTGAGTGGGAAAACGTCGAAGGGGTCTGGGCCAAATTCCATGAAGAATTGGCAGAATTTCAACAGGCGATCGCCCAGGAAAGTCCAGCAGCCCAGGAAGCAGAACTGGGGGATTTGCTCTTTACCCTGATTAACCTGGCTCGTTGGTATCACCTCGATCCGACGGCGGCACTCCATGGCACCCATCAACGGCTGATTCAGCGGCTATTACAGATAGAAGCGGTGGCTGAACACCCCCTGTCCAACTACTCTTTGACGGAATTGGAGGCTCTGTGGCAACAGGCTAAAGCCCACCTTCGTGCCCAAAATTCGGGGGAGATCGTTTGA